A region from the Hyalangium gracile genome encodes:
- a CDS encoding serine/threonine protein kinase: MVAQVDPRDLRPGQMVDGWRIVRKIGAGTYGVVYEVEKDGQRFALKVACNREQSGDPRQTDARAKREAACLQQLNHRYIIRMWAQGRWPDPRSGFLYIVLDFVDGYTLGQWVARTYPTPHEVAVLFRKLFEALEHMHERDVFHRDLSLRNIMVTKGGEPVIIDFGAADYAAAEELTDAPLPPGTPRNRSPEAQRFWNENRLNPEARYPFNATDDIFALGADLYDVLTDPTPERSKVRPPLGDAVPPPSPFKVTQGRVPEVLSSYALMLIHGKPEERPATAKDARSPLEEFAQFEGPEWHSTRVHPVAAQLPPAPAEIAPGQVEAPPVPIPSHPSAVPVAGAGALNRLRKGWLRPAFVAPLALVVLVAAVAAFVLHRPAHPEPPPVAMGAPADQPRPSSPLAEKPTSRPAQLASPLPTQEEATPSVKQPDNSPTLTSGVPNPPKASPRRVLSKAERCALLLASVAWFQAGCPGVQTRPDPEDCPEEAIKAMKELGWSTYPGHGSQLFILVDVTKGSVEEAREQPLTVWKDGPVTGALIRAEERAPAGTRLDGHLWTTGDRIYGRYLRAHLSGGRTVPICVELKDGGNLGVDKREGSKPGAPVGSKVADGVAVERWR; the protein is encoded by the coding sequence ATGGTGGCTCAAGTGGATCCAAGGGACCTCAGACCCGGCCAGATGGTGGACGGCTGGCGCATCGTCCGGAAGATCGGGGCGGGGACCTATGGCGTTGTCTACGAGGTGGAGAAGGACGGCCAGCGCTTCGCGCTCAAGGTGGCCTGCAACCGGGAGCAGAGCGGAGATCCACGGCAGACGGATGCACGCGCGAAACGTGAGGCGGCCTGTCTCCAGCAGCTCAACCACCGCTACATCATCCGCATGTGGGCGCAGGGCCGTTGGCCGGATCCTCGCTCGGGCTTTCTCTACATCGTCCTGGATTTCGTGGACGGCTACACGCTGGGCCAGTGGGTAGCGCGGACCTACCCGACGCCACATGAAGTAGCCGTTCTGTTCCGCAAGCTGTTTGAGGCCCTGGAGCACATGCACGAGCGGGACGTGTTCCATCGGGATCTGAGCCTGCGAAACATCATGGTCACCAAGGGCGGCGAGCCGGTGATCATCGACTTTGGCGCGGCGGATTACGCGGCAGCCGAGGAGTTGACGGATGCCCCGTTGCCCCCGGGAACACCGCGCAACCGCAGCCCGGAGGCTCAGCGCTTCTGGAATGAAAACCGGCTCAACCCGGAGGCCCGTTACCCCTTCAATGCGACCGATGACATTTTTGCGCTCGGAGCCGACCTCTACGACGTGCTGACGGACCCCACGCCTGAGCGCAGCAAGGTGCGCCCCCCGCTCGGTGACGCGGTGCCACCTCCTTCCCCGTTCAAGGTAACCCAGGGGCGCGTTCCAGAAGTGCTGAGCAGCTATGCGCTGATGCTGATCCACGGCAAGCCAGAGGAGCGGCCCGCGACGGCGAAGGATGCGCGGAGCCCGCTGGAGGAGTTCGCGCAATTCGAGGGCCCGGAGTGGCACAGCACCCGCGTTCACCCGGTAGCTGCGCAGCTTCCGCCAGCACCCGCCGAAATTGCACCTGGGCAGGTCGAGGCCCCGCCAGTGCCCATCCCCTCCCATCCGTCCGCCGTGCCGGTCGCGGGGGCGGGTGCGCTGAACCGTCTGCGCAAGGGGTGGCTCCGTCCGGCATTCGTCGCGCCGCTGGCGCTTGTAGTGCTCGTGGCAGCCGTCGCCGCCTTCGTGCTGCACAGGCCCGCGCACCCGGAGCCGCCCCCCGTGGCCATGGGCGCCCCAGCGGATCAACCCCGACCCTCGAGCCCGCTGGCCGAAAAGCCGACAAGCCGCCCCGCTCAGTTAGCCTCGCCGCTCCCTACCCAAGAGGAGGCGACCCCTTCCGTGAAACAACCCGACAACTCCCCAACGCTTACCAGCGGGGTACCAAACCCGCCGAAGGCTAGCCCCCGGCGTGTGCTCTCGAAGGCTGAGAGGTGCGCGCTACTCCTGGCCTCCGTCGCGTGGTTTCAAGCGGGCTGCCCCGGTGTGCAGACGCGCCCCGATCCCGAGGATTGCCCCGAGGAAGCCATTAAGGCGATGAAGGAGCTGGGTTGGTCCACCTATCCCGGCCATGGGTCACAGCTCTTCATCCTCGTTGACGTGACCAAGGGGAGCGTTGAAGAGGCGCGCGAGCAGCCCTTGACCGTCTGGAAGGATGGCCCCGTGACGGGTGCGCTGATCAGGGCAGAAGAAAGGGCGCCTGCGGGGACGCGACTGGATGGGCACCTGTGGACGACAGGAGATCGCATCTATGGCCGCTATCTCCGCGCCCACCTCTCAGGCGGGCGCACCGTGCCGATCTGCGTCGAGTTGAAAGACGGGGGCAATCTGGGAGTGGACAAGCGTGAGGGCTCGAAGCCCGGCGCCCCTGTGGGCTCTAAGGTGGCCGACGGTGTTGCAGTTGAGCGGTGGCGGTGA
- a CDS encoding serine/threonine protein kinase — MILFSQGEFSYEVDLSRGLVEDLAHSKLGERTFLAWERTTAQRIRPVIVRSLPPTSSGDLEALDRVRLRLREEARLATYLQHPRIARIFGIHEVQGVLYVVSEVVEGTSINTLISYSSMREAPFSPAFCMYVGAEIANALHYAHTCKDESGAPLGIVHRDVNPVRLYLGPEGEVVLTDFARARSLLPGRVETTLPRPQGDVAYCSPEALLGEETDPRSDLFALGLVLLELATLRHLYSTGNARSEDLEAALTPAVKDQVLDAAITAAEADLPAHAEDCILRAATFAPQDVEELTEPLQPPLRSIIRRLIQRKPEDRYPSAAALEADLRAGLATLGAPYGAKEALEEGRNSRDGASMNRRVIGPTSEDQLPPVIVAEEDSITRRGRTD, encoded by the coding sequence GTGATTCTCTTCTCCCAGGGCGAGTTCTCGTATGAGGTCGATCTGTCGAGGGGGTTGGTCGAGGACTTGGCACACTCGAAGTTGGGGGAGCGGACCTTCCTTGCGTGGGAGCGCACGACCGCGCAGCGCATCCGGCCGGTCATCGTCCGCAGCTTGCCCCCTACGTCATCAGGGGATCTGGAAGCGCTCGACAGGGTGCGCTTACGGCTCCGCGAGGAAGCACGTCTGGCCACCTACCTGCAACACCCGAGGATCGCCCGAATCTTCGGGATCCATGAGGTCCAGGGCGTTCTCTACGTGGTGTCCGAGGTTGTCGAGGGCACTTCGATCAACACCCTGATCAGCTATTCGAGCATGCGCGAAGCACCCTTTTCCCCCGCGTTCTGCATGTACGTGGGTGCCGAGATTGCCAACGCCCTGCATTACGCGCACACCTGCAAGGACGAGAGCGGCGCCCCGCTGGGCATCGTTCATCGAGACGTGAACCCCGTTCGCCTCTACCTGGGGCCGGAGGGTGAAGTCGTGCTGACGGACTTCGCCCGTGCACGTTCCCTGCTCCCGGGGCGGGTGGAAACGACGCTCCCGCGCCCTCAAGGTGACGTCGCCTACTGCTCACCAGAGGCGCTTCTCGGCGAAGAGACGGATCCACGCTCGGATCTGTTCGCGCTCGGGCTGGTGCTGCTGGAACTGGCCACCTTGCGCCACCTCTACAGCACGGGCAATGCACGATCCGAAGACTTGGAGGCGGCCCTAACACCAGCGGTCAAGGATCAGGTTCTCGACGCCGCAATTACGGCAGCGGAGGCAGACCTTCCGGCCCATGCGGAGGACTGCATCCTGCGGGCTGCCACGTTCGCCCCGCAGGACGTGGAGGAACTCACCGAGCCGCTCCAGCCCCCGCTGCGCTCCATCATCCGCAGGTTGATCCAGCGCAAGCCGGAAGATCGCTATCCGTCGGCGGCTGCGCTGGAGGCGGATTTGCGGGCGGGCCTCGCCACACTCGGCGCTCCCTACGGAGCCAAGGAGGCGCTAGAGGAGGGCCGCAATTCACGCGACGGGGCGAGCATGAATCGGCGCGTGATCGGGCCCACGAGCGAGGATCAGTTGCCCCCCGTCATCGTGGCGGAGGAGGACAGCATCACCAGGCGGGGCAGGACCGACTAG
- a CDS encoding helix-turn-helix transcriptional regulator, translating to MTQAEVAESIATHPEVYGRIERGGMMPSVPTLLRLCLILGCGPHELMGFSELEPSQSVPGASMVPPGLKDTPEKRRLLRRLARLDRPRIRALARLAALLLPGQ from the coding sequence ATGACTCAGGCAGAAGTCGCTGAATCCATCGCCACTCACCCGGAGGTGTACGGGCGGATAGAGCGGGGGGGGATGATGCCGAGCGTTCCCACGCTGCTGCGCCTCTGCCTGATTCTTGGATGCGGGCCGCATGAACTCATGGGGTTCTCGGAGCTGGAGCCGTCGCAGAGCGTCCCCGGAGCAAGCATGGTGCCTCCCGGCCTCAAGGACACGCCGGAGAAGCGGCGCCTGTTGCGCCGCCTCGCTCGCCTGGACCGTCCGAGGATTAGGGCTCTGGCGCGCTTGGCGGCCTTACTTCTCCCGGGACAGTGA
- a CDS encoding AAA family ATPase has protein sequence MRRLKSISITGLFGKLNHAITLNQERGITIIHGANGTGKTTVLKIVSQISRTIPSFLARLNFKQIKLGFQDSHALTIHKDGERHLHFELTQGKAKLGDFNTKRLASIRPEFIAYAVETGEESIRPLGSNRWLVANDQVVATEDLWEHIPFERLLRTGKQRRASLAELPSWLTDFWKDFDCTLIEEQRLLRVEEDRKRGRPLFKRVVEDYADKLRSQIKDVLGGYAEHSQQLDRTFPRRVVDALESPSPDFAELSQHLDKIEKRREELHRAGLIEKEPALVQIDPQKLKREEVAQILSVYTKDTQTKLEKFDDIYRRVTLFEELINSHFTRKFVKVSKDRGLHLVTDNNEHLDPASLSSGEQHILVLVYELIFGDIRQNHLVLIDEPELSLHPLWQLRFIDDLEKIRSINRMDFVLATHSPQIIGDKWPLTQELSVS, from the coding sequence ATGAGACGACTCAAATCAATATCGATCACGGGTTTGTTTGGGAAACTCAATCATGCCATCACATTGAATCAGGAGCGCGGCATCACCATCATACACGGAGCTAATGGGACGGGTAAAACCACTGTTCTCAAAATTGTGAGCCAAATCTCGCGCACCATTCCCTCCTTCTTGGCGCGCCTTAATTTCAAGCAAATTAAGCTTGGTTTTCAGGACTCTCACGCGCTCACAATCCACAAGGATGGTGAGCGTCATCTTCATTTTGAGCTAACGCAGGGTAAAGCTAAGTTGGGTGATTTCAATACCAAGCGACTTGCCTCCATCCGCCCAGAATTCATCGCTTACGCAGTTGAGACTGGTGAAGAATCAATTCGCCCTCTCGGTTCCAACCGCTGGCTCGTTGCCAACGATCAGGTCGTTGCCACTGAGGATCTCTGGGAGCATATCCCTTTTGAACGACTGCTCCGAACGGGGAAGCAGCGAAGGGCATCTCTCGCAGAACTCCCTTCATGGCTTACAGATTTCTGGAAAGACTTTGATTGCACTCTGATAGAGGAGCAGCGACTACTGAGGGTCGAGGAGGATAGAAAACGAGGGAGGCCGCTTTTTAAACGAGTCGTGGAGGATTACGCCGACAAATTGCGGTCGCAGATCAAAGACGTGCTTGGCGGTTATGCGGAGCACTCGCAACAACTAGATCGCACATTCCCGCGAAGAGTCGTGGATGCGCTTGAATCACCATCGCCCGATTTCGCCGAACTATCACAGCATCTCGACAAAATAGAGAAGCGACGCGAGGAACTTCATCGAGCTGGCTTGATCGAAAAAGAGCCGGCTCTTGTTCAAATTGACCCCCAGAAATTAAAGAGGGAAGAAGTAGCTCAGATTCTCTCGGTCTATACTAAGGACACCCAGACAAAACTTGAGAAGTTTGACGACATTTACAGGCGCGTTACTCTGTTTGAGGAGCTAATCAACTCGCACTTTACGCGCAAATTCGTCAAGGTGTCCAAGGACAGGGGCCTCCATCTCGTTACTGACAACAACGAGCATCTTGATCCTGCCTCGTTGTCATCGGGGGAGCAGCATATACTTGTGTTGGTGTATGAGTTGATCTTTGGTGACATCCGACAGAACCACTTGGTGCTGATTGACGAGCCGGAACTTTCGTTGCATCCACTGTGGCAATTGCGCTTTATAGATGACTTGGAAAAGATCCGAAGCATCAATAGAATGGACTTCGTGTTGGCAACCCATTCGCCACAGATTATTGGCGACAAATGGCCCCTTACTCAGGAATTGTCGGTGTCATGA
- a CDS encoding DUF4435 domain-containing protein: MIQNGHTVANTVMMVRAAQVKKKPIVLVEGSKDHKALEHCLGERVELIPAYGKDLVIAGAKVLHDELNQFGWYIAVVDADFDRILGIENAHAVVLVSDAHDMECEYVKSYAMEKVLREYGSRSKIKRHFNVEDVSNTSVTAEHVRQAIFGPASVFGAARLVNARHKLNLDFKEIRHDKALEPKTINVKVDRLVELVVIKNADRIVDRSWLISEVELVLGEKHEPWQLCQGHDVVKIVALGLRRLWSSQSPDEDTIEKALRLAFDVECLRGSACGSAILKFIEAFETRGATVTTSGSASA, encoded by the coding sequence ATGATTCAAAACGGACATACCGTTGCTAATACAGTCATGATGGTAAGGGCTGCACAGGTCAAGAAGAAACCCATCGTGCTTGTCGAGGGCAGTAAAGATCACAAAGCGCTTGAGCATTGTCTTGGGGAGCGCGTTGAGTTGATCCCGGCGTATGGTAAAGACCTCGTCATTGCTGGCGCAAAGGTACTCCACGACGAATTAAACCAGTTCGGTTGGTACATTGCGGTAGTTGACGCGGACTTTGATCGAATACTTGGCATCGAGAATGCGCATGCAGTCGTCCTCGTGTCGGATGCGCACGACATGGAGTGCGAGTACGTCAAGAGTTATGCCATGGAGAAGGTGCTTCGCGAATATGGCTCGCGCAGTAAAATCAAGCGCCACTTCAATGTCGAGGATGTGTCAAATACGAGCGTTACGGCAGAGCATGTCCGTCAAGCCATTTTCGGTCCGGCCTCTGTCTTCGGCGCGGCGCGCCTCGTCAACGCAAGACACAAGCTTAATCTCGACTTCAAGGAGATTCGGCACGACAAGGCGCTAGAGCCTAAAACGATCAACGTCAAAGTAGATCGTCTCGTTGAGCTTGTTGTTATCAAAAATGCAGACAGGATTGTTGATAGGTCGTGGCTTATCAGTGAGGTCGAGCTTGTTCTTGGGGAGAAACACGAGCCGTGGCAGCTTTGTCAGGGACATGATGTCGTCAAGATTGTGGCATTGGGATTGCGCCGATTATGGAGTTCTCAATCTCCAGATGAGGATACTATCGAGAAGGCGCTAAGGCTTGCTTTTGATGTTGAGTGTCTGAGGGGCAGTGCATGTGGCAGCGCCATACTCAAGTTTATCGAAGCGTTCGAGACTCGCGGCGCTACGGTCACAACAAGCGGAAGCGCCTCGGCGTAG
- a CDS encoding helix-turn-helix domain-containing protein, translated as MEKTPVNTPAAAHSGRLTAQRRKRSFLPRHVEIRQDRLPATLGAALKQARQRAGMTQAEVAQGIGSAAEVYGRMERGGALPSVSTLLRLCLILGSGPHELMGFSPVAPWQEASGAVTVPPGLNDTPEKRRLLRRLARLDSPRIKVLSRLVALLLPGH; from the coding sequence ATGGAGAAGACCCCCGTGAACACTCCTGCCGCTGCACACTCCGGCCGCCTCACGGCGCAACGCCGCAAGCGATCCTTTCTTCCTCGCCACGTCGAGATCCGACAGGACAGGCTACCGGCCACCCTTGGCGCGGCGTTGAAACAGGCACGCCAGCGCGCGGGAATGACTCAGGCAGAAGTCGCCCAAGGTATCGGCAGCGCCGCCGAGGTGTACGGGCGCATGGAGCGGGGGGGCGCGCTCCCGAGCGTTTCCACTCTCCTGCGGCTATGCCTGATTCTCGGAAGCGGGCCCCATGAGCTGATGGGGTTCTCTCCGGTGGCTCCGTGGCAGGAGGCATCCGGGGCAGTCACGGTGCCGCCCGGCCTGAACGACACGCCCGAGAAACGGCGCCTGCTGCGCCGCCTCGCTCGCCTCGACAGTCCGAGGATCAAGGTCCTGTCGCGCCTGGTCGCCTTGCTTCTCCCGGGACACTGA
- a CDS encoding DUF6310 domain-containing protein gives MLHRTCIALLIVLSACATTNPSPAEREDPNLRFANLQRAAQYPWTDGGHCVLREASNEWPVLAERCFSALDHDRVRFQDITGRCAVASAPAAAATLGGVGLCLFASPVVVTGAVIVIGTVVVAVVIQEGINAYERNASRERAKPKAQPQPSNEQEPVANREPKPEGLGRDWLPPVSSAPSERSECRPIPGPPRGGNEPHNECANKVPGNDFPGLNVLIRGKSTVKSFDALVLATRTLWEVKTYNLGHQSPRSRKFLVEVKLPQIREEAKLAKECGYNFVVGVTSAEHKALLQSLEPNLTVVVMDWC, from the coding sequence ATGCTTCACCGCACATGCATCGCGCTCCTGATCGTTCTCTCGGCTTGCGCAACGACGAATCCGAGCCCGGCGGAGCGGGAGGACCCGAATCTGAGATTCGCCAACCTTCAGCGGGCGGCGCAGTACCCCTGGACAGATGGTGGGCATTGCGTGCTGCGAGAAGCCTCCAACGAATGGCCTGTCCTGGCGGAGAGGTGCTTTAGCGCGCTCGATCACGACAGAGTCAGGTTTCAGGATATCACGGGGAGATGCGCAGTAGCCTCTGCGCCTGCGGCTGCCGCGACTCTGGGAGGCGTCGGGCTTTGCCTGTTTGCGTCGCCAGTCGTTGTCACTGGAGCAGTAATTGTAATTGGCACCGTAGTGGTGGCGGTTGTTATCCAAGAGGGGATCAATGCTTATGAACGGAACGCATCCCGTGAGCGTGCAAAGCCCAAGGCTCAGCCACAACCATCCAATGAGCAGGAACCCGTGGCGAACAGAGAGCCCAAGCCGGAAGGGTTGGGCAGGGACTGGCTCCCACCCGTATCCTCCGCTCCCTCGGAGCGCTCTGAGTGCAGGCCTATCCCAGGACCTCCTCGTGGAGGAAACGAGCCGCATAACGAGTGTGCCAACAAGGTTCCAGGCAACGACTTCCCCGGTCTGAATGTGCTTATTAGAGGCAAGAGCACAGTCAAGAGCTTCGATGCGCTGGTGCTCGCTACGCGCACGCTGTGGGAGGTCAAGACCTACAACCTTGGCCACCAATCGCCCCGCTCCCGGAAATTCCTTGTCGAAGTGAAATTGCCGCAGATCAGAGAAGAAGCCAAACTCGCCAAGGAATGTGGCTATAACTTCGTCGTTGGCGTCACGAGCGCAGAGCACAAAGCGCTACTACAGAGCTTGGAACCGAACCTCACGGTCGTTGTCATGGATTGGTGCTGA
- a CDS encoding DUF5953 family protein, with protein MLVRNEIAISVYAPTLVGDEKRPLAIAQGMERALPDLRLAWTTSEKEDLIPLPNRDQGLATDKTNGGFFFLCNDDDDRLVTLSGSENPLGLAADGVPHFEVHASLPLDTASIAAAADVLAAIGELALAFWGHATPFDAGVAIAEQTSPTVEGPPRPPRGLPALKLPEKIRSPEIPHRLGWLNYWSAAAAKAIGFPVPARDAELLSRARRTESGGWVVQLTDAPLDLDNPAHLDALKRAYERFPEIGGRGSP; from the coding sequence GTGCTTGTGCGCAACGAAATTGCTATCAGTGTCTATGCGCCGACGCTCGTGGGCGACGAGAAACGCCCTCTTGCCATCGCTCAAGGAATGGAGCGTGCGCTTCCTGATCTGCGGCTGGCGTGGACAACTTCTGAAAAGGAAGACCTCATCCCATTGCCTAACCGCGATCAGGGGCTAGCAACAGACAAGACAAACGGCGGTTTTTTCTTCCTCTGCAACGATGACGACGATCGCTTGGTGACTCTTAGCGGGTCGGAGAACCCTCTTGGTCTTGCAGCAGACGGTGTGCCGCACTTCGAGGTTCATGCGAGCCTGCCACTCGACACGGCGAGTATCGCGGCGGCAGCGGATGTGCTGGCAGCCATAGGGGAATTGGCTCTCGCGTTCTGGGGGCACGCGACGCCGTTCGACGCGGGTGTGGCGATCGCAGAGCAAACGAGTCCCACGGTGGAAGGGCCTCCGCGTCCTCCTCGGGGACTGCCAGCGCTCAAGCTTCCAGAGAAGATCCGCTCCCCGGAGATTCCGCATCGTCTCGGGTGGCTCAACTACTGGTCGGCCGCTGCTGCGAAGGCCATCGGATTCCCGGTCCCGGCCCGCGACGCCGAGCTGCTCTCACGAGCGCGTCGCACGGAGTCGGGCGGGTGGGTAGTGCAGCTTACCGATGCGCCGCTTGACCTCGACAACCCCGCCCACTTGGACGCGCTCAAGCGGGCTTACGAGCGCTTCCCGGAGATCGGCGGGCGCGGCTCGCCGTGA
- a CDS encoding RNA polymerase sigma factor, giving the protein MHDGDALSEVCRRLGPAIYRRCLKILRNPDEASDACQKVFMQLVRHRSRLPPEPEQLRWVYVIATRVCFAQLRDDAWETASGTELNHDAPAPTDSFAEVADRQMARKALSRATEHERMVAWLVLVDGHSQEEAAELLRLSRKTIGKRIQLFLANARREIFE; this is encoded by the coding sequence ATGCACGACGGAGATGCCCTCAGCGAGGTCTGCCGCAGGCTGGGACCGGCCATCTACCGCCGTTGTCTGAAGATCCTGCGCAATCCGGATGAGGCGTCGGACGCCTGTCAGAAGGTCTTCATGCAGCTGGTCCGCCACCGCTCCCGACTGCCCCCGGAGCCCGAACAGCTCCGCTGGGTCTACGTGATCGCAACGCGGGTGTGCTTTGCCCAGCTGCGAGACGATGCCTGGGAGACGGCAAGCGGGACGGAGCTGAACCACGACGCGCCGGCCCCCACCGACAGCTTCGCGGAGGTGGCCGACCGACAGATGGCCCGCAAGGCGCTCTCCCGCGCCACGGAGCACGAACGCATGGTCGCGTGGCTCGTGCTCGTCGACGGCCATTCCCAGGAGGAAGCCGCCGAGCTTCTTCGCCTCTCGCGCAAGACGATCGGCAAGCGCATCCAGCTCTTCTTGGCGAATGCCCGCCGGGAGATCTTCGAATGA
- a CDS encoding DUF4384 domain-containing protein → MTPPRTAQCPSDLALEEHLLTANREVAQHIAGCAHCQRWERSAAEAARVFARESPHWMAKTRARSSPVRRWAPLLPIAALAGAALFLLRPPPPEAPLHATKGEVLTVYIGGQGEPRAAAQGERVRPGEELRFHVAPGARSFVWIASVDSTGTVSRLAPAEGTPPLSVEGAQLLPGGAVLDATGGPERIWAVISQEPLSWAVVEQALQGSPVRDPAAIHIPGARTATVLLERGAP, encoded by the coding sequence ATGACCCCACCACGTACGGCGCAGTGCCCGAGCGACCTCGCGCTCGAGGAGCACCTGCTCACCGCGAACCGCGAGGTCGCCCAGCACATTGCTGGGTGCGCCCACTGCCAGAGGTGGGAGCGATCCGCCGCCGAGGCCGCACGCGTGTTTGCTCGCGAGAGCCCTCACTGGATGGCGAAGACCCGGGCGAGGAGCTCGCCGGTGCGGCGATGGGCGCCGCTGCTGCCGATCGCGGCCCTTGCCGGAGCGGCATTGTTCCTCCTCCGCCCGCCACCGCCGGAGGCGCCGCTCCATGCGACCAAGGGCGAGGTCCTCACCGTCTACATCGGAGGACAGGGCGAGCCGCGGGCGGCGGCGCAGGGAGAGCGGGTACGACCGGGAGAGGAGCTGCGCTTCCACGTGGCGCCCGGCGCTCGATCGTTCGTCTGGATTGCCTCCGTCGACTCGACGGGCACGGTCTCGCGCCTCGCGCCCGCGGAAGGGACGCCGCCGCTCTCGGTCGAGGGTGCGCAGCTGCTTCCGGGTGGCGCGGTGCTCGATGCGACCGGGGGACCTGAGCGAATCTGGGCGGTGATCTCACAGGAGCCCCTGAGCTGGGCCGTCGTGGAGCAGGCACTCCAGGGGAGCCCGGTGCGCGACCCCGCGGCAATCCACATCCCCGGTGCTCGAACCGCCACGGTGCTGCTCGAGCGAGGCGCTCCATGA
- a CDS encoding caspase family protein, protein MSRLALIAVVFCAASSMAQMPERRFAITVGNNVGAPSHSRLRFAEADASRFADVLRELGGFRGEDVRVLHHPTRAQLLAEVRALEQRISEEARGSSRRTLLLFYWSGHATEQGLELGSESLSFAELRKLLGASRAHVRVAFVDACRSGGLVTTKGAKALPRGFELNVTSDESPDGTAIVASSGPGENALESAELRGSVFTHHLTAALRGAADADGDAHITLQEAYRYAYAKTVSHTAEVAGVPQRPTYAMDLKGKGDLVLADLLRADARLIFAPGTAPDRRWLVVRDEGLGEVLEIREDPVKPRRLALRAGRYRLIRTTADDVRTGAFELMPREERTATTVTLTQRPFAERWEKGGEAPGDGFGWELELLAAVGLNTPPLRGMGLAPALLLGGDLAVGASQTLRLRARYQDGRGLDAGLPYGLRSLGGDVAWLWRLPVRGLAAGGRLGADAVSQSVASTSAGTAFRGRAGAVLSYALPIAGQLSWFAEAEAQVASFRLNDRAVLRPGFEAVTGLSFRL, encoded by the coding sequence ATGAGCCGGCTTGCGCTGATCGCCGTGGTCTTCTGCGCTGCCTCCTCGATGGCCCAGATGCCCGAGCGGCGCTTCGCCATCACGGTCGGCAACAACGTGGGCGCGCCAAGTCACTCGCGCCTCCGCTTCGCCGAGGCGGACGCCTCGCGCTTCGCGGACGTGCTGAGGGAGCTCGGGGGCTTTCGCGGCGAGGACGTCCGCGTGCTTCATCATCCCACCCGCGCGCAGCTCCTCGCCGAGGTGCGTGCGCTCGAGCAGCGCATCTCCGAAGAGGCCCGTGGCTCCTCGCGGCGAACGCTGCTGCTCTTCTACTGGTCCGGACATGCCACGGAGCAAGGTCTGGAGCTCGGGAGCGAGAGCCTCTCCTTCGCGGAGCTCCGGAAGCTGCTCGGGGCCTCGCGCGCGCACGTACGGGTTGCATTCGTGGATGCGTGCAGATCCGGAGGGCTCGTCACCACGAAGGGGGCGAAGGCCCTGCCCAGGGGGTTCGAGCTCAACGTCACGAGCGACGAGTCACCCGATGGAACCGCGATCGTCGCGTCCTCCGGCCCGGGGGAGAACGCGCTCGAGAGCGCGGAGCTTCGCGGCAGCGTCTTCACTCACCACCTGACGGCCGCGCTTCGCGGTGCGGCGGATGCCGATGGAGATGCTCACATCACGCTTCAAGAGGCCTATCGCTATGCCTATGCGAAGACCGTCTCGCATACGGCTGAGGTCGCGGGAGTCCCCCAGCGGCCAACGTACGCCATGGACTTGAAAGGCAAGGGCGACCTCGTGCTCGCCGACCTGCTCCGTGCGGATGCGCGGCTCATCTTCGCCCCCGGGACAGCGCCCGACAGGCGCTGGCTCGTCGTGCGCGACGAGGGGCTCGGCGAGGTGCTGGAGATTCGCGAGGATCCGGTGAAGCCACGGCGGCTCGCGCTGCGTGCCGGACGCTACCGCCTGATTCGCACGACGGCGGACGACGTGCGGACCGGTGCCTTCGAGCTCATGCCCAGGGAGGAGCGGACGGCCACGACGGTCACGTTGACGCAGCGCCCCTTCGCCGAGCGATGGGAGAAAGGCGGCGAGGCCCCAGGAGATGGCTTCGGCTGGGAGCTGGAGCTCCTCGCCGCGGTGGGCCTCAACACACCTCCACTTCGGGGCATGGGGCTTGCGCCCGCGCTGCTGCTGGGAGGGGACCTCGCGGTGGGCGCATCCCAGACGCTGCGGCTGCGCGCGAGATACCAGGACGGCCGGGGCCTGGATGCCGGGCTGCCTTATGGGCTCCGGAGCCTCGGAGGTGACGTCGCCTGGCTCTGGCGGCTTCCTGTCCGAGGCCTCGCGGCAGGCGGCCGACTGGGAGCCGATGCGGTCAGCCAGTCCGTGGCGAGCACCTCGGCGGGGACGGCGTTCCGTGGGCGCGCCGGTGCGGTGCTCTCCTATGCGCTTCCCATCGCGGGACAGCTCTCCTGGTTCGCGGAGGCCGAGGCACAGGTCGCCTCGTTCAGATTGAATGACCGCGCTGTTCTGAGGCCCGGGTTCGAAGCCGTTACCGGGTTGAGCTTCCGGCTCTGA